TGCGCTACCACGATGAAGAAGGCACGCCAGGCAGCAGAGTTATCGGGGTTATCGCCTGTGGTATTAAACAATACGTTACCACGGTCGTTATAAGCTGAAAAAGCCGTACCTGCCCTAAAATCGCCAAGGTTATAGGATGCTTTATCATTATAATCAAACCAAACCTTGCTGTATAGTAAAGCCGTACCGGCAAGTACCTGGTCGTCTGTTTTGTAAAAGCTGGCATCTACGATAGCGTCGGTAGGTACCTTTTCTAAAAAGGTTTTTTTACATGCCGACAGCAAAATTACGGGGAGTAAATAAACGCCCCAGAAAATCTTATTTTTAATGATCTTCATATCTTAAATATTATAAGTCAATCCCGAAACTGAATGTGTAGAACGGCGTAAGCGGATAGCGCCCGTTGTCAAGGCCTATAGCCTGGTTAGTAGCCTGCGCATCACGGCCTACATATGAGCCCACTTCAGGGTCAAGACCTTTGTAACCGGTTATGGTGGCCAGGTTTTGTACACCGAAAGCAAGGCGCGCACCGCGAACAAATTTTTGCTTAGCCAAAAAAGCGGCCGGCACATTGTATGACAGGGTTACGTTTTTTAGCCTGATAAATGAACCATCCTCTACCCATTTATCAGTAATACGGGCGTAGTTGCCGTTTGGCCCGAATGATATCCTGGCAACGTTGGTTCCCGGGTTGGCCAGCGAGGCCGAGCCATCAGCATTGGTTACCGGACGTGCATAATTCATGGCGTTAACCAGCATATTACGGCTCAGATTGATATTGTTAGGGTTTGAATTTGCCCGTGCCAAATAATTATATACATCATTACCATAAGCGGCTGTTACCAGTACGCTGAGGTTGAAGTTTTTGTACGAGAAGTTGTTGGTGAAACCGGCATACAGTTTAGGCCACGGGTTACCAATGTTGGTAAGGTCATTTACGTCAATTTTACCATCACCGTTAATATCCTTGTACTTTACATCGCCAACCCAAACACCATTAACTTCGGCGGTTGGCAACCTGTTGCCGTTGTTATCAACCGGCACGGCGCTGCTGTTAATCTCGTCAACCGATTGAAACAAGCCTTCTTCAATATATCCCTGGAATAACCACGGCGCTGAGCCTACGGCTGATTTTTGCGTCCAGTTATCTAACCACCACGATGTACGTGAAATAAACGCCGACTCACTATTGAGTTTTTTGATAACGGTTTTAAAGTGCGATATGTTAAAGTTGGTGTTCCATGTAAAATCCTTATTAGTGATGTTAGTGGTATTTAATGTTATACCCCAGCCTTTGTTTGATAAGGTACCAATGTTTACCAGCGGAGCGCCAACAGCGCCTGTACCGTTAGTACCCATATACCAAGGCAGCGAAAGATCCATTAACAGGTTGCTGGTTTGTTTATCATAATAATCGGCTTCGAGGGTAATACGGTCTTTAAACAAACCGATGTTCAGGCCAACGTTGTAGGTACGCGTTTCTTCCCACTTCAAGTTCGGGTTAGCAAATTTGCTTGGTAAAAAGCCGGTACTTGTTGGCGTTGCACCGGGTGCCAAAGGCGAATAAATACCGGCGCCGCCACCCTGGTTGCCGGTTAAGCCGGTTTCAACACGTAATTTTAACTCATTGATAGCTGATACATTCCAGAACTCCTCGTTAGTAATACGCCAGGCTGCCGATACCGAAGGGAAATATCCCCAAACATTCTCTGACCCGAAGTTGGATGAACCGTCTGCACGTATGGCTCCTGAAACGATGTAGCGGTCGGCATAGTTATAGTTCAACCTGGCCAGGAATGACTCTAAAGCCCAATGCCCTGATCCGCCGCCGTTACTTGCCGTGTTGGGATCACCTGCCTCAATATCAAATATATCGTTGGTTAAAAACCCAGTTCGGCGTGCCGACAGGTTTTTCCATGTACCGGCCTGCGCCTCGTGGCTGGCTATCAGGTTAAAGTTATGCCTGCCAAAGCTTTTGTTATACTCCAGCAACTGGTTCCAATTCCAATATGTATTTGAACCTGTACCGTTGGTAAAAGCAGCGGTAACATTCTCTGCCCAGCCAATTTTGTAGGTAGGTATATAGTTCTGCGATTCAGAGTAACCAACGTTTGTAGTTAACGATGTTTTGAAATGCAGTTCGGGCAATATTTTTACATCGGCCCTTAAACCACCGCGAAATTCGCGCCTTAAAAAGTTGTTGGTTACCAGGTTGGCAATAGCAACCGGGTTAACCGGCGCAAACTGGTTGGCACCATTATTCAAATCGCCACCGCCCCATGAACCATCTATGTTTTTAACAGGTATTTGCGGTGTTAGCTGAATACCGTTGGATATTAGATTTTCCTGGCTGGTTGTCAGGTTCTCTTTGGTTTGGCTAAAGTTAAGATCGGTACCAAATGTTAACCATTCCTTGGCCTTGCTATCCATATTTAAGCGTGCAGAGTAGCGTTTGAAGCCCGAACCTGCTGCAACACCCTTTTGGTCAAGGTAATCGCCTGATAAATAGTACTTGGTTTTCTCGGTACCACCGCTAAGGCTCAATGTATGATTTTGGCGCGCGCTGTTGCCGAAAAGCTCATCCTGCCAGTTAGTACCCTTACCCAGTAATGACGGATCAAGAAATTCAAGCGGTGTTTCGCCACCGGCAATAGCATGGTACTCCTTAACCATTTGCGCATACTGCCTTAAATCCATCACATCCAGATGTTTGGGGGCGGTTTGCAAGCCATATTGATAATTGTAAGTAAGCTTAACATCGCCCGCTTTACCTCTTTTGGTAGTGATCAACACAACACCGTTAGTAGCACGTGAGCCGTATAATGACGTGGCTGCCGGGCCTTGCAGTACCTGTATATCCTCAATATCAGCCGGGTTTATACCCGCGAGCGGGTTGCTTGAGCTTTGCGGGCCAAAACCGATTTGCGTTGGCGCTATTTGTATATCATCAATAACATATAGCGGATCGGTAGCGCCATTGATGGTACTCACGCCACGGATATTGATTGACATGCCCCCACCCGGCTGCCCCGAATTTTGTGTAACGTAAACACCCGCCGAACGGCCCTGCAGCGCCTGCTCAACCGTAGTATTTACCGTGCGATTAAGCTCTTTGGCTGAGATAGATGTTTGCGCACTTGATAAGTTGGCCTTTTTGGCGCTGCCGTAGGCAACCTTTACCACAACTTCTTCTAACGATGTTGCTGATGGTTTCAGGTAAACATTAACGTTTGTTTTTCCGGCGATGGAAATTTGTTGTTTTTCCATCCCTAAAAAGGTTATGGTTAAACTGTTACCGGCGGCCGGGGCATTAATGGAAAAAGCGCCCATTTTGTTGGTAGCAACAGATACTGTAGTACCGGTAACCGTAACGGTGGCGCCGGGGAGCGCCTCGCCGTTCGGATCAGTAACCGTACCGGTTATTACCCGGTTCTGCGCATAAGCGCCTATGGAAACACAGGCAAGCAAACACAGCATAAAAATACTTCGTAAAATTTGTAGCATGGTTAATTAATTAGGTTTATTGGATATATAGCACAAGCATGGTTTTGTCACCACGCTATAATTGGCTTTGGCGTTACTGATTTATGAAGTGAAGGCGCATTACACAATGCGCAGTGAAAATAACGGCGAATTTAAAACGCATGACTGTCAAAATCAATCGCAAATTTGAGCACAGTTATTTGGTAGTAACAGTTTTTACCATAGTTGTTGTGTTTATTAAGAAATCGGTTTATAAAAATTGGTCGGCAATGCGAAACAGGATTCATCGCATTTACTGTTGCTGAAATTATAATGCGTACTAATTATTGTATACAAGTAATGTAAATATTAATAAAACAAATGTTAACCGTAAATAATTAATTGATATACAATAATTTATCAATAAAAACATATACTTCACACCCTTAAAATGCGCATACATATAAGCATTAATTACTTATCAATGAGTGCCTTTTAGATTAAACCCTTCATATCAGTCCAATACCAAAACAGGCGGATTTGTGTCACTATTTACTTCAGTTTCACACAACTTTTACTTATCAAAATATGACAGACAGCATTGCTATACATCCTTGCCGGTCAATTCAGTTTAACAGATCGCCTAACACACGATTAACTAACTACACAGCGTAGATTTTTACAAAAAATCGGCATACAATTAGGTATTAACAATTAGATTATATTGTTTTGGATAAAATTCCAAGCGCGATATCGAATAATGTGCGCTTTATAAACCGTTCATAACATTACCGATAGCTCGTTTAATTATGTTTAAACCCGTTGCGAGGCTGGTGCTGCTTTTTTGCATGTTTGTATTATTAGGTAAGAGCTATGCGCAAACCAATGTGCAGTTCACGCATCTTACTACGCTTAATGGTTTATCGCAAAGCAAGGTAAATTGTATTTTGAAGGATAAGTTGGGCTTTATGTGGTTTGGCACCCAAAATGGGCTTAATAGGTACGATGGCTACAGTTTTAAGGTTTATCAGCACAATTTAAAAGATAGCACAAGCATAGCCGGAAATAACATAAATTGCCTTTTTGAGGATAGTAACGGCGACTTATGGATAGGCACGAGCGATGGCGGGCTGGTGCTGTATGATCGCGGTAAGGATGCCTTTATTCCGGTAGGCGTCAAGGGGCCTAAAGGAACTTTAATAAGCGACCTGGCCATAACCGCAATATATGAAGACCGTCAAAAAAATTTTTGGGTGGGTACATTTAACAAGCTGAATTTGTTAAACCGTAAAACTGGGCAGGTAAAACAATTTGACGCAAGGTCAGGCAGTTTGTCAAACAACACCATCAATTGCGTATATCAGGATAGAAAAAACAGGTTGTGGGTAGGAACTGCCGGGGGCCTTAACCTATTGAATCCTAAAACAGGCAGGTGTAAAACTTTTTTAAATAATAGTAACGATGCAACCAGCCTGAGCGACAATAAGGTTAATTGCATAAACCAGGATGCTTCGGGAAACCTTTGGGTAGGCACTAATGCCGGACTTAACAAGCTAAGCGCAGATGGTAGAAAGTTTGAAGTATACAAAAATGCGCCCAACAACAATAAAACCCTGAGCAACAATGTAGTTAACGCGATAAGTAACGATGGGGCCAAAAAGTTGTGGGTAGCAACAGAAAGCGCGCTCGATCATTTTGAGCTATCATCAAAAACATTCACGCATTACCAGGAATTGCCTTTTGATGAACGGTCACTAAGTCACAGTTCGGTATATTCTCTATTAGTTGATAATGTGGGTATTTTATGGGTGGGCACTTATAACGGTGGCATAAACAAGTACGACAAAAACGAAACCAGCTTTAAACTATACCGTAATTTTAATAACGAAAACCTGAACACCAATACCGTAAGCTCCTTTGCCGAAGAGGCTGATGGTGATGTTTGGGTAGGCACCGATGGTGGTGGCTTATATCATTGGCAGCGTAAAAACAATTGGTTTACAGGCTTTAACCCGCAATCAAAGCAACATTATTTCCCCTCTCTTTCTGTTTTGGCGCTTAAGCTATCGGCTGATAGAAAGATTTTGTGGGCAGGTACTTATGGCAACGGATTGATCAAAATGGATCTTAGCACCATGCATCCCGTATTTTATAATACCGGGCTAAAGAACAATGCTGTATATACTTTGATAGAAGACCAGCAAGGCAACATTTGGGCCGGTACCAACGGCGGCGGGGTAAGTATGCTTGATCCGGCTACCGGCAAGTTTAAAAATTACATGTATACCCAATATGGCCAAAGCATCAGCAGTAATTTCGTCAGGAGTTTGTGTGAAGATGCTGACGGAAACATCTGGATAGGTACCTACTCCGGTGGCCTGAATATGCTTAACCATAAAACCGGCAAATTCACCTATTATAACACGCTTAACAGTGGCCTGCAAAGCGATATTATTTACGCTATTTACCAGGATAAACAAAAAAACATATGGGTTGGCACCATGGGTGGCGGCCTGCATTTATTTGATAATGCTACCCACCGCTTTAAGCCCTTCAACAGATCAAACGGACTTGCCGGTAATATTATTAATTCGATTAGTGAGGATAAAAACGGCACGCTGTGGATCAGTACCGACAATGGCATTAATCAGTATGATTCGCGTACCAAAAAATTCAAAACGTTTACAGTGCTTAACGGCCTGCAAGGCAACGAGTTTTTTTTAGGGGCAGGGATCACGTTAAATAACAATGATTTATTGTTTGGCGGGCTTAATGGTTTCAATCTGATTGATCCTAATGAAATAAAAATCAACCGGCACATTCCGCCAGTTGTAATAACCGATTTTTTGCTGTTTAACAAATCGGTACCCGTAGCCAACAAGAACTCTCCGCTTCAACTCAATATTAACGAAACGCGCGAGATCGAGCTTTCTCATAATCAGTCGGTATTTACTATAGAATTTGCCGCGCTGAATTATACCATCCCTCAAAAAAACCGGTATGCCTATCGCCTTGAAGGATTTGACAGGCGATGGAATCACATAAAAAATGAAAGAAAGGTTACCTATACCAACCTTGATCCGGGCGATTACACCTTCAGGGTGATAGCCTCAAATAATGATGGCATTTGGAACAGGCAGGGCGCATCCATTAAAATAATTATCAAGCCCCCGTTTTGGAAAACCAATACCGCTTACCTTATATATATAGCGGCTATTGCCGGTATTTTGTATGCCATCTACCGCGAAATAGTATCGAGGGAGAAGCTGAAAAGTGAAATTGAATATCAAAAATTAACAGCAGGCAAAATACAGGAGTTAAATCAATTAAAGCTTAACTTTTTCACCAATATATCGCACGAGCTACGAACGCCTTTATCGCTGATCATTGACCCTATCCGCAAAATTTCCACAGGTGATATCAGTGTTGAAAAAGTAAATTCATACAGTGCGCTGGCTTATAAAAATGCGTTAAGGCTAATGGCCCTGGTAAACCAACTGCTCGATTTTAGAAAACTCGAAAGTGGCAATATGCACCCCGATCTGAAAAGAGTGCGTGTGGCAGCATTGGTTTCGGATGTATTTGACAATTTTAGTTTGAAAGCCAACGAGCGTAACATCCAATATTCACTCCGGATAGACGATAACGTCACCTACGCCTGGCTCGACAGCGATAAGCTGCATAAAATATTAACCAACCTGCTTGCTAACGCCTTTAAACACACGCCCGATAACGGAACGGTGACGGTGTTTGTAAAACAAATAAACGTAAACAACACGGAATTTATTGAGATACATGTTACCGACACCGGGATAGGCATACCGGAGCAGTTCCAGGAAAAGATATTTAACATTTTTTACCAGGTAAAGGGCACCCAACGTTTTGCCAAGGAATCAAGCGGTATAGGCCTGGCGCTCACAAAGGAATTGGTTACCATGCACAACGGCAATATCAGGGTTGAAAGTGAAGAAGGCAAAGGCACTGATTTTATTGTGCAGATACCTGTCGGCTTAGGGTTGGATGATGAGCATGAAAATATCTCTGAACCTAAAACAGAACAAGCCTACGAACATGAAGAGCAAACCGCTTTGCTGATTATACCTGACACCGTTAATGCTCATGCACCTGTTATTTTGGTGGTTGAGGATAATGAAACCCTGCGCCATTACATTACACAGGAACTGTCGGAAACTTACCAGGTATACCAGGCGTGCGACGGCTTGGAAGGCTACGAAATGGCCTTGCACATTGTGCCCGACCTGGTGATAAGCGATATACTTATGCCCGGCCATGATGGGCTCGAACTTTGCCATAAACTTAAAACAGACGAAAAAACCAGCCATATACCCGTTATACTTTTAACAGCACGACAAACCGAAGAGAACCGGATCGAAGGCTACACAACAGGGGCTGACGCGTACATTGCCAAGCCTTATAACTCCGCTTTGCTTAAAGTGAGGATACAGAACATACTGGATTCGCGCAAAAAACTGCGCGAATTGTACAGCACCAAAATTGAAGAAAAGCATGTGCAAACTGAACTATCCCCTATTGATAAGCAATTCCTGAAAAAGGCGGTCAAAATTGTGGAGGATAACATAGCGGATATTGATTTTGATATTGACACCCTTGCTGAACGCCTGCAAATGAGCCGCAGGCAACTCTACCGAAAAATAAGCGCGCTTACAGACAAAACGGTACATGATTTTGTAACGGACATACGGATGGAGAAAGCGGCCACGCTGTTATTGAGCGGTGAGTTTACCATAGCCGAAGTAGCTTATAAAGTAGGCTTTTCTGAACCTGCCAATTTCAGCCGCTCGTTTTCAAAAAAGTATGGTATAAGCCCTAAAAACTATGTGATCGGCAAAAGCAAGTTATAATTGTAGCTATAACGCATTTTAGGGCATTAAATGATACGTTTTTGCACGGCGTGATAATTTGGTTGGCTGTTTATTTTGATAGTATTGCAGCGTGCTACACCATATTTTAAGCCGATTATTACCTGTATATATTATGCGACTATTGAATACCTGCACACTGATGTGCCTTTGGGTTATTGCTGCCGTATCGTGCAAAAAAGAAAGCAAACCCGCCGATGATAAAAAAGTTGATCCTCCAATAGATCCGGTTACGCAGGTAGTGCCTGTTGATGACCCGGAAACGGCAAAAACGATTGGTTTTTTTGCTGATGAATGGTCTGCACGGCAATTTACCACGCCCGACTATGCCGAAGCTTCTATTCCTACCCAAGCTGCAGGAACGGTCACCATTGACGCTTCATCAGTGATCACCAGGATACCGCGCACCATTTTTGGGCATAACGCGGTGTGGTGGATGGGGCCGCTACCGGCGCAGGCTGTAACCGATGTAAAAAATCTGAACGCCGGTACTATTCGTTTCCCCGGCGGAAACTCCGCCAATAATTATTTTTGGAATGAAGAAGAAGGCCACCTCCCGGATGATGTGCCAAACACCGCTGTAAATGAAAATGGTGTTACCCAGCCTGCCAGTTATCTATATGGCAAAACAAACCTCAACTGGCAGTTCAACCTTAATAATTATTATGAGCTATTACAAAGCACTAACTCAAAAGGTATAATTTCTGTAAATTATTCGTACGCACGTTACAGTACATCAGCCACGCCGGTAGCTAATGCTGCGCATCTGGCAGCCCAATGGATACGTTTTGATAATGGCCGTACCAAATACTGGGAAATAGGCAATGAGCATTACGGGAGCTGGCAGGCAGGCTATCGTATAAATAAGGCAGCTAATAAAGACGGCCAGCCTGAGATAATTACCGGTGAGCTTTATGGAAATCATGCCAATGTGTTTATTGATTCGATGCGCAAAGCAGCGGCAGACATCAATAAAACCATCCATATAGGTGTAGTGCTTTACGAAGCAGCGGCTACCGAATCATGGCAAACACAAACCACTAAAACCTGGAACGCCGGGGTGCTGAACGCATCAAAAAACAAGGCCGATTTTTATGTGATCCATAATTATTACACCAGCAGCGGTAACAAAAACGCTACGGCCATATTAAACTCGGCATCTACCGTAACAACAGAGATGGCACATTTTATGGGGCAGGAGTTTCAAAAATATGGCGCTACCCCAAAACCTATCGCGCTTGATGAATGGAACATTTTTGCATCAGGCTCCAAGCAGCAGGTATCTAACGTGAGCGGCTTATTTGCCGTGATAGTGCAGGCGGAGGCTATAAAAAACCAGTATGGCATGGCCGCCCGCTGGGATTTGGTAAACGGCTGGGATAATGGCAACGATCATGGCTTGTTTAGCGGTGGCGATGAACCGGGTATCCCGAAATGGAACCTCCGGCCATCATTTTACTATATGTACTATTTTCAAAAGCTATTGGGCGATAGGATGATCCCTTCCG
This Mucilaginibacter defluvii DNA region includes the following protein-coding sequences:
- a CDS encoding alpha-L-arabinofuranosidase; its protein translation is MRLLNTCTLMCLWVIAAVSCKKESKPADDKKVDPPIDPVTQVVPVDDPETAKTIGFFADEWSARQFTTPDYAEASIPTQAAGTVTIDASSVITRIPRTIFGHNAVWWMGPLPAQAVTDVKNLNAGTIRFPGGNSANNYFWNEEEGHLPDDVPNTAVNENGVTQPASYLYGKTNLNWQFNLNNYYELLQSTNSKGIISVNYSYARYSTSATPVANAAHLAAQWIRFDNGRTKYWEIGNEHYGSWQAGYRINKAANKDGQPEIITGELYGNHANVFIDSMRKAAADINKTIHIGVVLYEAAATESWQTQTTKTWNAGVLNASKNKADFYVIHNYYTSSGNKNATAILNSASTVTTEMAHFMGQEFQKYGATPKPIALDEWNIFASGSKQQVSNVSGLFAVIVQAEAIKNQYGMAARWDLVNGWDNGNDHGLFSGGDEPGIPKWNLRPSFYYMYYFQKLLGDRMIPSAVTGTTAVKSYATTYSSGEANVSLVNTSSTAQNVLLKFNNFNPGSRFYWYSLEGGNDNGEFSRKVTVNGSGTALEAGGPAGYSSIKARSAATANGIRVTVPARGAVFVVVNKK
- a CDS encoding hybrid sensor histidine kinase/response regulator transcription factor is translated as MFVLLGKSYAQTNVQFTHLTTLNGLSQSKVNCILKDKLGFMWFGTQNGLNRYDGYSFKVYQHNLKDSTSIAGNNINCLFEDSNGDLWIGTSDGGLVLYDRGKDAFIPVGVKGPKGTLISDLAITAIYEDRQKNFWVGTFNKLNLLNRKTGQVKQFDARSGSLSNNTINCVYQDRKNRLWVGTAGGLNLLNPKTGRCKTFLNNSNDATSLSDNKVNCINQDASGNLWVGTNAGLNKLSADGRKFEVYKNAPNNNKTLSNNVVNAISNDGAKKLWVATESALDHFELSSKTFTHYQELPFDERSLSHSSVYSLLVDNVGILWVGTYNGGINKYDKNETSFKLYRNFNNENLNTNTVSSFAEEADGDVWVGTDGGGLYHWQRKNNWFTGFNPQSKQHYFPSLSVLALKLSADRKILWAGTYGNGLIKMDLSTMHPVFYNTGLKNNAVYTLIEDQQGNIWAGTNGGGVSMLDPATGKFKNYMYTQYGQSISSNFVRSLCEDADGNIWIGTYSGGLNMLNHKTGKFTYYNTLNSGLQSDIIYAIYQDKQKNIWVGTMGGGLHLFDNATHRFKPFNRSNGLAGNIINSISEDKNGTLWISTDNGINQYDSRTKKFKTFTVLNGLQGNEFFLGAGITLNNNDLLFGGLNGFNLIDPNEIKINRHIPPVVITDFLLFNKSVPVANKNSPLQLNINETREIELSHNQSVFTIEFAALNYTIPQKNRYAYRLEGFDRRWNHIKNERKVTYTNLDPGDYTFRVIASNNDGIWNRQGASIKIIIKPPFWKTNTAYLIYIAAIAGILYAIYREIVSREKLKSEIEYQKLTAGKIQELNQLKLNFFTNISHELRTPLSLIIDPIRKISTGDISVEKVNSYSALAYKNALRLMALVNQLLDFRKLESGNMHPDLKRVRVAALVSDVFDNFSLKANERNIQYSLRIDDNVTYAWLDSDKLHKILTNLLANAFKHTPDNGTVTVFVKQINVNNTEFIEIHVTDTGIGIPEQFQEKIFNIFYQVKGTQRFAKESSGIGLALTKELVTMHNGNIRVESEEGKGTDFIVQIPVGLGLDDEHENISEPKTEQAYEHEEQTALLIIPDTVNAHAPVILVVEDNETLRHYITQELSETYQVYQACDGLEGYEMALHIVPDLVISDILMPGHDGLELCHKLKTDEKTSHIPVILLTARQTEENRIEGYTTGADAYIAKPYNSALLKVRIQNILDSRKKLRELYSTKIEEKHVQTELSPIDKQFLKKAVKIVEDNIADIDFDIDTLAERLQMSRRQLYRKISALTDKTVHDFVTDIRMEKAATLLLSGEFTIAEVAYKVGFSEPANFSRSFSKKYGISPKNYVIGKSKL
- a CDS encoding TonB-dependent receptor produces the protein MLQILRSIFMLCLLACVSIGAYAQNRVITGTVTDPNGEALPGATVTVTGTTVSVATNKMGAFSINAPAAGNSLTITFLGMEKQQISIAGKTNVNVYLKPSATSLEEVVVKVAYGSAKKANLSSAQTSISAKELNRTVNTTVEQALQGRSAGVYVTQNSGQPGGGMSINIRGVSTINGATDPLYVIDDIQIAPTQIGFGPQSSSNPLAGINPADIEDIQVLQGPAATSLYGSRATNGVVLITTKRGKAGDVKLTYNYQYGLQTAPKHLDVMDLRQYAQMVKEYHAIAGGETPLEFLDPSLLGKGTNWQDELFGNSARQNHTLSLSGGTEKTKYYLSGDYLDQKGVAAGSGFKRYSARLNMDSKAKEWLTFGTDLNFSQTKENLTTSQENLISNGIQLTPQIPVKNIDGSWGGGDLNNGANQFAPVNPVAIANLVTNNFLRREFRGGLRADVKILPELHFKTSLTTNVGYSESQNYIPTYKIGWAENVTAAFTNGTGSNTYWNWNQLLEYNKSFGRHNFNLIASHEAQAGTWKNLSARRTGFLTNDIFDIEAGDPNTASNGGGSGHWALESFLARLNYNYADRYIVSGAIRADGSSNFGSENVWGYFPSVSAAWRITNEEFWNVSAINELKLRVETGLTGNQGGGAGIYSPLAPGATPTSTGFLPSKFANPNLKWEETRTYNVGLNIGLFKDRITLEADYYDKQTSNLLMDLSLPWYMGTNGTGAVGAPLVNIGTLSNKGWGITLNTTNITNKDFTWNTNFNISHFKTVIKKLNSESAFISRTSWWLDNWTQKSAVGSAPWLFQGYIEEGLFQSVDEINSSAVPVDNNGNRLPTAEVNGVWVGDVKYKDINGDGKIDVNDLTNIGNPWPKLYAGFTNNFSYKNFNLSVLVTAAYGNDVYNYLARANSNPNNINLSRNMLVNAMNYARPVTNADGSASLANPGTNVARISFGPNGNYARITDKWVEDGSFIRLKNVTLSYNVPAAFLAKQKFVRGARLAFGVQNLATITGYKGLDPEVGSYVGRDAQATNQAIGLDNGRYPLTPFYTFSFGIDL